The stretch of DNA GGTTTTGCCATCCATATTCGTTTTGATAACGATGATTTGGGTATTTCCTGTTGAGATATTTGTACTTGTACCTGTGATGATTAAATGATTGTCTGATGTGATAAGTAAACTGGTTCCTCTTTCTATTTCATTGGAGGAAAAAGTTCTAAAAAAAGTTTCTTGGGCGAAAAGAGAATAACTATTAGATATTAAACAAAATAACATTAAACAAAACAGATTATTAATCAAATACTTAGGATTATTTACTATTCTTTTTTGAAGGGATAAAAAGAGGTGAAAATTCACTGAGGTTAAAATTATTAATAAAAGAGTAATCATAGTAATTGGTTTTTCAAAAAGTTGTTTGCTTATGTCAAAAGGCAAAATAAGGAAGTGGTGCTGAAAAAGTATTTGTATGAGGCTTTTTATTCTTTGATTGGAACTGTGATATGATTGCTGAACATTCACCTTCTTCTATGCAAAATACTTGAAGTATATTTCACTCAACTTAGCATTATAGCTTTCCTTTAAGAACTTTCGGATAGCATCTTTGATATAATCAATCTTAGACAATGCTTTCAAAATTACTTCATCATTAAAAAACAATATCCATTCAGGTTTAAGTTCTCCTTCAAAATTCTCGGGGTCTAATATCCATTGAACTATAAGAGGTAAATCATTATTTTCAGTTAAAAAAGAATACTGTTTTTTACTTACATTATTGTAAAATATTATTCTTACCAAGAAATTGAGATAATTCCATGGGCGGAGGTCATTAGCCTTAAAAGGAAGCCCTAGTTCATTTAAATGTCCGTCATTAATATACTTAAAAGTCTTTTCACTATTCTCTAAAAAAAGAGAAAAGTAGTCATATTCTTGATATTCTATTGCCCCTAATTTAACTGCCATGAAATAAAATTCTCTATCAAAATTTTCTTTTAGTTCTTTATTGATATAATCTAAAAATAAGTGTTGATAATTTTTATGAATAATACTCCAAAAAGGTAGAATTTGAATTGCATAAGCTATACACTTTTCTCTTGGACTTATCCTTTCTAATATTCTTTTAATTAATTTTTCAGAAGTAATTCTGAAGGTGGGCTTTGATTTGATAATAGCTGAGCAGACTTGTTTAACAGGTTTTTCAATCCAAATGTTATCATTTATAGCAAACTCAATTAATCTACTAATATTATCCTCTGAAAATAAATACATTTGCTTTTTGAAAAAACTTATTGAATATTTATCTTGCTGTAAATGGACAGGGTCACTTACAGTAATATGGTCAAATATTGATTGGATTAATACATTTAGTTCTTTTTTATTAATAGTATCAAGTTTAGCATAAGATAAAATTAATAGTAAGGTTCGATACATATCTCTATACCTAAACTTAAAATACTGACTATTATTTATTTGTTCGTATAGAATTTCATTCTTGTAAATTTTTCTTCCCCAAAATTTAACTATTGTGTGGTTAGATTTAAAAAAGGTTTCACTATAATCGATTATTTTTTTCAACTCACCTTCCATAAAATTTAAGAAGACAACTTTATACCTCTCTAATAAGTCATATAAAGTCTCAGGATTAGTATGAAGTATAGCTGCAATTAGGTGCAAACTATGAAATTCATGAATTTTTTGTTCATATTTATTGTCTGTCATATAACTCACAATTAACCCTTCCCAATATTTTATTGCTATCTTTTTAAAATCAGATAATTCATCTTCAAAAAGTAGATTTGTCGTATAAAAAACAAATAATACAGAAAATGCTTCATCTATTTTTCCAATATTGTACGGACCTGATTCTGTACCTCCTCTTATATATCTCTCGTATGTATTTTTTACTTTGTCCAAATTATTATCTATGATATTGCTTGTCTCAACAAATAAATCTCTATTTTTAATACTAATTAAGACATCTTTTACTTGCTTCTCAACAGGTAATTTTTGAATAATCGCATCAATATCTATTTGATTTATTTCTTCTAATATTACATCTCTAATATCCTTGCCAACTTCACTTGTATAGAGCGTACCATTAACAAATCTTTTCAGTTTCACTATATTGTATTTGCAAATAAAATATAATATATAATTTTCTTCTAACCAACTATCTCTACTTAATTTTTTCAAAATAAAATAAGCCTCATTAAAATTTCCAACTTTAAAATGTCCATAAGATTCTCTCAAATCATGGTTATTAAAATGATTAGTAGCTAATTTTATAGAGAGGTTTTGTTTTAAATTGGTTAGCAAGTTATTAAAATCAAGGCGATAGTAAAGACATTTAATGCAATCACAAGTCTTATCAGAAAATAATACAACTCTATTATGATTCTCATTAGAATCATCGTTTTTTCTCCTAATGCAATGAATATTGCTATCATTTAAATGTTTGAATATTGATTTTATTTTCACTTCAAAAGACCTATCATTCTTTTTCATGCACTTTTCATATAGAGTATTTTTATATGTTATTCTGCCTTTTTTAGTTCCAACTTTTGTTAAAAATTCAATTAACTTTTCATTTTTAGTTTCTAAATGAAAACCTTCGGTATATTTAGCATATGAGTGTCTTGAAGTATTTCTTACTGTACCTTTGAATGGAGTTAATTGCACAAGAAATCTTGGAGGTATAGATGGCAAATATTTGAACCTTTGCAGAGAGGCGTACATACTATCATGTATATGTAGTTGGTTATTATCATCACTATACTTGTCGTAAAGACGAATTAATTCTAAAAAATTCAACGTTTGTTGCCCCTTACTATCTAAATTTTCTTTTCCATATTTTCCTATAAATTTTAAATATTCTTCAATTTCATTATTATACCGCAAAGGCTGTATCCCTTTATTTTTTAAATATTCTTTTCGTTGATAGGAAAGTTCGTCTAAACAGAGAAGATAGGCAGGCTGAAAATCTCCTTGTAAAATATGCCGTATTCGTTGAATAATTGTTTTTAGGTTATTATCACTGAATGAAAAACCTACAAACAATACAACTTTCGAAGCAAAAATGCCTCTAATAAAGCTTTCTATGAGTGGAAAATTTTTAGAGTAATCAATATAATCTTCTTCTGTTAAAACCATATTTAATTCCTCTAAATCTCCATGCATTTTTATAAGAAGATTTGAGGTCGCAGAATAGGGTAAGTCTTTATCTTTCTTAACAATATAATATGAAGAAGCATCCTCTTTTACTGCCTGTTCTAATAAATCATCATAATTAGTAGTTATAATATGCAAAGGGTTTAATTTCACAATAGCTTTGTGAATTGAGTTAAAGTGAGTTTGTTTATATTTTAGAATACTTCGGATTTTTTCATTGTATTCTTTTATAGTTCTATCATTTTTATACAATTGAGGAATCACTTGATAATCGTTTTCCCAATCTTCTATATCACTATCTTCTTTTAGTTCCTTAACCAATTCTCCCCACATAGGGACTCCTGAGTCTTTGGATATTCCAGCCCCAGCAAATATTACTAACTTACCGCTTAACTGTGCTTTTTGAAGTTTTTCAATACTTGATAAAAAACTCTTTCCCAACTGAGGAGGAGAATCGTAATATTTAATTTCCTGAATAATCCATTCTTGTTCTTTCTTCCATGCAGATTGCTCTAAACTATTCTTATTTAACCATTTCCAGTTCGTTTTTTGTTCAATTTGCTTATCAATAATTTCAATATCATCATCAAATAGAAAAACTTTATAAATGGTAGTGGCAGGTATTTCTGGTAACCAATCTGTTTCCTTTATAAAATCATAACTTGCTCTCTCTAAATTAATGTTAAAAGCTTTTTTTAATCCTTTTTTGAACTTATCGAATTCAAACCTTGCTCCAAATTTAGTCCACCAAAACTGACTCTTACCTTCATGCTCAATTACAAGGTATTTATCATTATTCTCTATAATTGCTATTCCTATATGTGACATATTCTAAAGTTTTTGTAAAAAATGAACCTTTACTTAGTGTAACTAATACACGAAGTAAAAGGTTCTATATTTGCTAACTTTTTTTTACAAAAACAAAAAAACTCCCTCAAAATGCTGTCACACTTCAAGGGAGTTCTTTCAATAAAATCATCATACTCTATCCGTTCCAACTGTTGTCAATATCTCCGACCGTTGACAAAGTTTCCACTCCAATCAAAAAATCTCTCCGCCTCCTCGTCTCTCCGTTCAAAATTCTACATCAAGTGCAGAAAAACACCTGACTCTGTCACCTCGAATTACTGCTTCACAATCTTCCCCCTCACACTCCCCTCCTCCGTCTCCAAAGAAACAAAGTAA from Chitinophagales bacterium encodes:
- a CDS encoding SIR2 family protein; the protein is MSHIGIAIIENNDKYLVIEHEGKSQFWWTKFGARFEFDKFKKGLKKAFNINLERASYDFIKETDWLPEIPATTIYKVFLFDDDIEIIDKQIEQKTNWKWLNKNSLEQSAWKKEQEWIIQEIKYYDSPPQLGKSFLSSIEKLQKAQLSGKLVIFAGAGISKDSGVPMWGELVKELKEDSDIEDWENDYQVIPQLYKNDRTIKEYNEKIRSILKYKQTHFNSIHKAIVKLNPLHIITTNYDDLLEQAVKEDASSYYIVKKDKDLPYSATSNLLIKMHGDLEELNMVLTEEDYIDYSKNFPLIESFIRGIFASKVVLFVGFSFSDNNLKTIIQRIRHILQGDFQPAYLLCLDELSYQRKEYLKNKGIQPLRYNNEIEEYLKFIGKYGKENLDSKGQQTLNFLELIRLYDKYSDDNNQLHIHDSMYASLQRFKYLPSIPPRFLVQLTPFKGTVRNTSRHSYAKYTEGFHLETKNEKLIEFLTKVGTKKGRITYKNTLYEKCMKKNDRSFEVKIKSIFKHLNDSNIHCIRRKNDDSNENHNRVVLFSDKTCDCIKCLYYRLDFNNLLTNLKQNLSIKLATNHFNNHDLRESYGHFKVGNFNEAYFILKKLSRDSWLEENYILYFICKYNIVKLKRFVNGTLYTSEVGKDIRDVILEEINQIDIDAIIQKLPVEKQVKDVLISIKNRDLFVETSNIIDNNLDKVKNTYERYIRGGTESGPYNIGKIDEAFSVLFVFYTTNLLFEDELSDFKKIAIKYWEGLIVSYMTDNKYEQKIHEFHSLHLIAAILHTNPETLYDLLERYKVVFLNFMEGELKKIIDYSETFFKSNHTIVKFWGRKIYKNEILYEQINNSQYFKFRYRDMYRTLLLILSYAKLDTINKKELNVLIQSIFDHITVSDPVHLQQDKYSISFFKKQMYLFSEDNISRLIEFAINDNIWIEKPVKQVCSAIIKSKPTFRITSEKLIKRILERISPREKCIAYAIQILPFWSIIHKNYQHLFLDYINKELKENFDREFYFMAVKLGAIEYQEYDYFSLFLENSEKTFKYINDGHLNELGLPFKANDLRPWNYLNFLVRIIFYNNVSKKQYSFLTENNDLPLIVQWILDPENFEGELKPEWILFFNDEVILKALSKIDYIKDAIRKFLKESYNAKLSEIYFKYFA